A part of Capsicum annuum cultivar UCD-10X-F1 chromosome 6, UCD10Xv1.1, whole genome shotgun sequence genomic DNA contains:
- the LOC107873168 gene encoding F-box/kelch-repeat protein At3g23880, whose product MDIGQEGIHFPEEILMDILSRLPVRSLQRFKCVSPSWNALISARYFVMKHLSRSKSDLNSQKLLTIRRPTITKLEFTRYSFSSSSVQVIEDEQSLYWPPNCRPAWIIRCCYDGLVLISTIDTSDQRTNAPHLLLWNPSTRESILLPSRENALSDLVFGLGYDATSDDYKILAADVNGEDSLKEVSVEIFPLKTGSWRKIGKYPTGMHRVSDHLNYGMYSLTFIHGAFHWVGRSAYHTIISFNISNEVYGEIPLL is encoded by the exons ATGGACATTGGTCAAGAG GGAATTCACTTCCCAGAGGAGATACTTATGGATATCCTCAGCAGGTTACCCGTGCGCTCTCTTCAACGATTTAAATGTGTTTCACCATCTTGGAACGCATTAATATCTGCTCGTTATTTTGTTATGAAGCATCTTAGTCGCTCCAAGAGTGACCTTAATTCCCAAAAACTTCTTACTATCCGACGACCCACTATAACAAAACTTGAGTTCACTCGGTATTCTTTTTCATCGTCGTCCGTTCAAGTGATTGAGGATGAACAATCACTTTACTGGCCTCCTAACTGCAGACCAGCTTGGATAATACGCTGCTGTTATGATGGATTGGTTCTTATCTCAACTATTGATACATCTGATCAACGTACTAACGCCCCTCACCTTTTGCTTTGGAACCCTTCCACAAGAGAATCAATACTACTTCCGTCTCGAGAAAATGCACTGAGCGATTTGGTATTTGGATTGGGATATGATGCAACTAGTGATGACTATAAGATCCTTGCGGCAGACGTGAATGGTGAAGATTCTTTGAAGGAAGTATCCGTtgaaatttttcctttaaaaactGGTTCCTGGAGAAAAATTGGTAAATATCCTACTGGCATGCATCGTGTGTCGGATCATTTGAATTATGGCATGTACTCTTTGACATTTATACATGGAGCATTTCATTGGGTTGGTAGGTCAGCCTATCATACTATCATTTCATTTAATATTTCAAATGAGGTGTATGGAGAAATACCGCTGCTATAG